In the genome of Fusarium poae strain DAOMC 252244 chromosome 1, whole genome shotgun sequence, the window ATATCAGTAACTCGGCAGTAGCCATGTTTCCAAAAAACAAGGACGCCGTAAACACCAAATATGCCCTGTCCCATCCGTCTCTTCGCTAAATATGCCAATCGTAAAAAGGGGGGGAAATCCAAATGAGTTACTATATCGCATTGATCCCATCCCAATCATCCCCGTGACCacttcttgagcttcttctcagGGATTGTGCTAACAAATGCTTCTCGGAGGAAATGCTTCCAGACCTTGTTGCTCTTTCTTCGcttattcttctttttcttgcccTTCCTAGTACTGTCAAATTCAGACTCGGACTCTTCATTattatcgtcgtcgtcgtccgaGTCATCCTCAAAATCCTCGTTATATTCTTCGACCAACTTGCCCTTGCCCCTTTTCTCCTTTCTCTTGGCAATCCTAGATGCCAGTCTCAGGTAGCTGCGAACTGTCAGATCCggcagcttgaatatcttgtcAGTGAAAGTGCTGTATTCAACCTCGTAGTTGAACTTGTTTGGTCGTGGCTTATCGTGGCTGGGTACTTCATCGCTGAAATCGCCATCGCGCCACTTACTTGTCTCGGTCAAGTCAGTCATGTCGTTGTTAATATAGGTAAGGTTGGCAAAGTATTGTGTGTATCCCAGGAAGGTGAAGGGTTGACGAGAGTATGCGGGGCCAGGGAGTGATCCCTTCGGGGGGTCCTCTGGTACCACAAGTTCGGGGTTCTTGGGCCtttttttgccttttctACCCTTTCTGCTCTTGCTGCTGCGATTCTTTTTACGTCTTCGCTCAGCTTCGAAATCTCTCTTGAGCTCCAATTGAGTTTCGctgtcttcttcctcgaagAAACTTGGAAGTTCTTCTTGTGCCTCGGTACGAACGTCGAAGGAGTCGGTCCAAACTGGTGTATTTTCCAGGCCACTAATATCGTACTCGATAAGACGGATCGTCGGGAGGTAGTTGGGGACAACACTGGGGCTGACAAGAGATACCTGGTATCGTTCGCCGTATTTGCCTCCAATCTTGCCGTGacccttcttttttttaccCTTGTTCcctttgttcttctttctatTTCTCAGGTCATTCACATCGTCATCTTGTGTATAGATATCGTCTTTATCGTCATTGAGATGCTCGCTCATTGCTTTTGCGGCTTCGCCTGGTAGGTTGGACCACGACTTCCTCAAGTCTATCAAATAATCGCTCTTTGATTCAATGGAGAAGTCTTCTTCGAGGGGTTCTCGGTAGGTGTCAGCCTTGTCATAGAGGCTCAGATCGATATCCTTGGTGTCTTGAAATAGAAAGTGATCGATGTTCATATGCCCGTAAACAGAACCTGTGACGATGTCGCGATACTGCTTGAGCCATAGTGTATACTTCTGCCAGCAGGTTTCATCCCAGTTTTGCTTGTTCCGTGTTCGAGCAGGGGGAACATGACCAACCAGAATAGCTTTCATTCCACGATCACGCAGACGTTGCAGCTGAACGCTCAGCCATTCCATATGCTTGAACCCAGGCTCCGAGGGAATAGCGCAGCCATCAACTCCAGCATTTCTATCAAAGAAATACATGGTGTTCAGGCTGATAACAGACAGCTTATTAGGAATaacctcaacctcaaacCAGCCACCGAAGCCAAAAGAGTGGCGTTGCTCTTCAGGGATGAAGCGACGCCATATACTGCTGTAGGCCTGTAGCCATTTGTTTGGTCCTGGATAGAAAATGTTGTGTGGAAGAAAATCGTTGTTGCCAAAGGTCGGAATAACAGGAATGGTCAGCGCACCATTATCGGAGAATGTCTTGACGACCTTTTTGGCGACTCTTCTATTCATGTCCAGCACCTGGCTGGCGCTTCTTGGTCGCTTCTCGTCGCTATCATGGCGCGCGGTATCGCCAGTCCACACAACAAA includes:
- a CDS encoding hypothetical protein (SECRETED:SignalP(1-21)~BUSCO:16694at5125), with the protein product MTPTGARLLVAAALLFPSVSPSPIFDAGQKFLDAITGARDSITTTPHVQQSSRKLNGKFLHITDFHPDEFYKAHASTAQGIACHRGEGPAGLYGAETTDCDSPLELVNATLDWIRTHVKDDIDFVVWTGDTARHDSDEKRPRSASQVLDMNRRVAKKVVKTFSDNGALTIPVIPTFGNNDFLPHNIFYPGPNKWLQAYSSIWRRFIPEEQRHSFGFGGWFEVEVIPNKLSVISLNTMYFFDRNAGVDGCAIPSEPGFKHMEWLSVQLQRLRDRGMKAILVGHVPPARTRNKQNWDETCWQKYTLWLKQYRDIVTGSVYGHMNIDHFLFQDTKDIDLSLYDKADTYREPLEEDFSIESKSDYLIDLRKSWSNLPGEAAKAMSEHLNDDKDDIYTQDDDVNDLRNRKKNKGNKGKKKKGHGKIGGKYGERYQVSLVSPSVVPNYLPTIRLIEYDISGLENTPVWTDSFDVRTEAQEELPSFFEEEDSETQLELKRDFEAERRRKKNRSSKSRKGRKGKKRPKNPELVVPEDPPKGSLPGPAYSRQPFTFLGYTQYFANLTYINNDMTDLTETSKWRDGDFSDEVPSHDKPRPNKFNYEVEYSTFTDKIFKLPDLTVRSYLRLASRIAKRKEKRGKGKLVEEYNEDFEDDSDDDDDNNEESESEFDSTRKGKKKKNKRRKSNKVWKHFLREAFVSTIPEKKLKKWSRG